The following are encoded together in the Brassica napus cultivar Da-Ae chromosome A9, Da-Ae, whole genome shotgun sequence genome:
- the LOC106367104 gene encoding putative ubiquitin carboxyl-terminal hydrolase 11 isoform X2, which produces MALGIGRCLLEKRKGHKRDRESDHKSSSPYLCRFLSNACDSIKMTNSDSESMGCDFPCTLEEERRIVTGLMSEAEDQLKEGNLYFVISNRWYTSWKRCVSQEISSGEASEVTRPGPIDNHDIIDSESDASDPQLLKNLEEAVDYVLVPEQVWKKLVEWYKGGPPIERKLISQGFHSKSYSVEVYPLCLKLTDSRDGSSSIIRLSKQASVGQLFETVCAARGVSKEKARIWDYFQKSKSVLLDPLSEKTLEESCLQIDQDILLEVDGSASSQHDMSSAGNELALVPVEPTANTMLSQGTVSNGHSNGSMFSLWKNPFKDDGGSSSGFGKRDKRGLAGLQNLGNTCFMNSTLQCLAHTPPIVDYFLKDYSGDINEDNPLGMRGELAVEFGELLRKLWSSGQNTVAPRSFKTKLGRFAPQFSGYNQHDSQEMLSFLLDGLHEDLNKVKQKPYIESKDSDGRPDDEVAEEMWKYHKARNDSVIVDVCQGQYKSTLVCPDCGKISITFDPFMYLTLPLPTSRTRSMTVAVFYGDSNRLLTPYTVTVPRDGSLRDLSSALGAACGLKDDESLLFADVFSHKVFKYLDNPLESLNEIKDNDRIVAYRFNQMHRGPGKAKLEILHWEQKKFGIGRDTKYFGIPLVTYVNTEPLSKSDIDAIISGLLSPLHRTHSSSSTVHVGEENGHIPDVAGETSGISSPKDTEIEEDNAAGDGELSFNVFFTETYSSSLKPLEPGFVANPCSATKVVVKWSEKEHEKYDSSSLDVDLPEIYKSSLFVKKPKKEVSLFSCLEAFIAEEPLGPEDMWYCPGCKAHRQAKKKLDLWKLPEILVVHLKRFTYSRFLKNKIDTLVNFPIHDLDLSKYVMNKDGQSCLYELYAVSNHYGGMGGGHYTAYAKLMDENKWYDFDDSRVSAVDESEIKTSAAYVLFYRRVKSESTSSYMDED; this is translated from the exons ATGGCGCTAGGGATTGGGCGTTGTTTACTGGAGAAGAGGAAAGGGCATAAAAGGGATCGTGAATCTGACCACAAGTCTTCTTCTCCCTATCTTTGCCGGTTTCTCTCCAACGCG TGTGATTCGATTAAGATGACAAACTCTGACTCCGAATCAATGGGTTGTGACTTTCCGTGCACTCTCGAGGAAGAGAGACGTATCGTGACGGGGCTGATGAGCGAAGCGGAGGATCAATTGAAAGAGGGCAACTTGTACTTCGTCATCTCAAACAG GTGGTATACAAGCTGGAAGAGATGCGTTAGTCAAGAGATATCTAGTGGAGAGGCTTCAGAAGTTACTAGGCCCGGGCCAATTGACAATCATGATATTATTGACAGCGAAAGTGACGCTAGTGATCCGCAGCTTCTTAAGAATCTGGAGGAAGCTGTTGACTACGTTCTAGTTCCTGAACAAGTTTGGAAAAAGCTCGTCGAATG GTATAAAGGAGGTCCTCCAATAGAGAGGAAGCTGATCTCTCAGGGTTTTCATAGTAAGAGCTATAGCGTTGAGGTTTACCCACTCTGCCTTAAGTTGACAGACAGTAGAGACGGAAGCAGTTCCATCATAAGGTTGAGCAAGCAG GCTTCTGTAGGTCAACTCTTTGAGACGGTTTGTGCTGCCAGAGGGGTATCAAAAGAAAAG GCTCGCATCTGGGATTACTtccagaagagtaaaagcgtactCTTGGATCCTTTATCTGAAAAAACCTTGGAGGAATCTTGCCTTCAAATAGATCAGGAT ATTCTTCTTGAAGTTGATGGGTCTGCGTCATCTCAACATGACATGAGCTCGGCGGGAAATGAGTTAGCTCTCGTACCTGTAGAGCCTACGGCAAATACTATGCTTAGCCAGGGGACCGTATCTAATGGTCATTCCAACGGTTCCATGTTTAGCCTCTGGAAAAACCCTTTCAAAGATGACGGTGGTTCCTCTAGTGGTTTTGGGAAAAGAGACAAGAGAGGCTTAGCAGGATTGCAGAATTTGGGAAACACGTGTTTCATGAATAGCACTCTTCAGTGTTTGGCCCATACGCCTCCTATTGTTGATTACTTCTTGAAAGATTACAGCGGTGACATAAATGAAGATAATCCTTTGGGAATGAGA GGTGAGCTTGCGGTTGAGTTTGGTGAACTTTTGAGGAAACTGTGGTCATCCGGACAAAATACAGTTGCGCCGCGCTCCTTTAAGACAAAGCTGGGTAGATTTGCACCGCAGTTCAGTGGTTATAATCAGCATGATTCTCAA GAAATGCTATCTTTCCTGTTGGATGGGCTTCATGAAGATTTGAACAAGGTTAAACAAAAGCCTTACATTGAATCCAAAGATTCAGATGGTCGTCCAGATGATGAAGTGGCCGAAGAAATGTGGAAATATCACAAGGCTCGTAATGATTCCGTCATTGTTGATGTCTGCCAA GGACAATACAAGTCAACGCTGGTCTGTCCAGATTGTGGAAAAATCTCAATCACCTTTGATCCCTTCATGTACTTAACTTTGCCGCTGCCAACAAGTCGCACTCGATCAATGACCGTTGCAGTGTTTTACGGCGACAGTAACCGTCTTTTGACGCCATACACAGTAACAGTTCCCAGAGATGGTTCTTTGAGAGATCTAAGCAGTGCACTAGGAGCTGCTTGCGGCTTGAAAGATGATGAAAGCCTTTTATTCGCAGAT gTGTTTTCTCACAAGGTGTTTAAATATCTTGACAATCCCCTGGAGTCTCTGAATGAGATCAAAGACAACGATCGTATTGTGGCATATCGGTTCAACCAGATGCACAGAGGACCAGGCAAAGCCAAACTTGAAATTCTTCATTGGGAGCAGAAAAA GTTTGGTATTGGCAGAGACACAAAGTATTTTGGAATCCCCCTTGTTACTTATGTCAACACAGAACCACTTAGTAAAAGTGATATTGATGCAATTATATCTGGATTGCTGTCACCTCTACACCGGACTCATTCATCATCATCTACTGTTCATGTTGGAGAGGAAAACGGTCACATTCCAGATGTTGCTGGTGAAACATCTGGAATCTCATCGCCTAAAGACACTGAAATAGAGGAGGATAACGCAGCTGGTGATGGAGAGTTATCTTTCAACGTCTTCTTTACAGAAACCTATTCCAGCAGTCTGAAGCCACTTGAGCCCGGTTTTGTTGCGAATCCTTGTAGTGCTACAAAGGTTGTAGTCAAGTGGAGCGAGAAAGAGCATGAAAAATATGATTCGAGCTCCTTGGATGTTGATCTACCTGAGATTTATAAATCTAGTCTCTTTGTGAAGAAGCCAAAGAAAGAGGTTTCTTTGTTTTCGTGCTTGGAAGCCTTTATAGCAGAAGAGCCTCTCGGACCAGAGGACATGTGGTACTGTCCGGGTTGCAAAGCGCACAGACAAGCAAAGAAGAAGCTCGACTTGTGGAAGCTGCCAGAAATTCTTGTGGTCCACCTCAAGCGGTTCACGTACAGCAGATTCTTGAAGAATAAGATTGATACGCTCGTGAATTTCCCGATTCATGATCTAGATTTAAGCAAGTACGTGATGAATAAAGATGGTCAGTCGTGTCTTTACGAACTGTACGCGGTTAGCAATCATTACGGTGGTATGGGAGGTGGTCACTACACTGCTTACGCTAAG CTGATGGATGAGAACAAGTGGTACGACTTTGATGACAGCCGTGTTTCAGCTGTCGATGAATCCGAGATCAAGACTTCGGCTGCATATGTTTTGTTCTATCGAAGAGTGAAAAGTGAATCAACGTCATCATATATGGATGAAGATTAG
- the LOC106367104 gene encoding putative ubiquitin carboxyl-terminal hydrolase 11 isoform X1, which yields MALGIGRCLLEKRKGHKRDRESDHKSSSPYLCRFLSNARKKCFSGFVFPSISRIFSYSSSSSDSTCDSIKMTNSDSESMGCDFPCTLEEERRIVTGLMSEAEDQLKEGNLYFVISNRWYTSWKRCVSQEISSGEASEVTRPGPIDNHDIIDSESDASDPQLLKNLEEAVDYVLVPEQVWKKLVEWYKGGPPIERKLISQGFHSKSYSVEVYPLCLKLTDSRDGSSSIIRLSKQASVGQLFETVCAARGVSKEKARIWDYFQKSKSVLLDPLSEKTLEESCLQIDQDILLEVDGSASSQHDMSSAGNELALVPVEPTANTMLSQGTVSNGHSNGSMFSLWKNPFKDDGGSSSGFGKRDKRGLAGLQNLGNTCFMNSTLQCLAHTPPIVDYFLKDYSGDINEDNPLGMRGELAVEFGELLRKLWSSGQNTVAPRSFKTKLGRFAPQFSGYNQHDSQEMLSFLLDGLHEDLNKVKQKPYIESKDSDGRPDDEVAEEMWKYHKARNDSVIVDVCQGQYKSTLVCPDCGKISITFDPFMYLTLPLPTSRTRSMTVAVFYGDSNRLLTPYTVTVPRDGSLRDLSSALGAACGLKDDESLLFADVFSHKVFKYLDNPLESLNEIKDNDRIVAYRFNQMHRGPGKAKLEILHWEQKKFGIGRDTKYFGIPLVTYVNTEPLSKSDIDAIISGLLSPLHRTHSSSSTVHVGEENGHIPDVAGETSGISSPKDTEIEEDNAAGDGELSFNVFFTETYSSSLKPLEPGFVANPCSATKVVVKWSEKEHEKYDSSSLDVDLPEIYKSSLFVKKPKKEVSLFSCLEAFIAEEPLGPEDMWYCPGCKAHRQAKKKLDLWKLPEILVVHLKRFTYSRFLKNKIDTLVNFPIHDLDLSKYVMNKDGQSCLYELYAVSNHYGGMGGGHYTAYAKLMDENKWYDFDDSRVSAVDESEIKTSAAYVLFYRRVKSESTSSYMDED from the exons ATGGCGCTAGGGATTGGGCGTTGTTTACTGGAGAAGAGGAAAGGGCATAAAAGGGATCGTGAATCTGACCACAAGTCTTCTTCTCCCTATCTTTGCCGGTTTCTCTCCAACGCG AGGAAAAAGTGTTTCTCTGGATTTGTGTTTCCTTCAATTTCTCGAATCTTCtcctattcttcttcttcttccgattCCACC TGTGATTCGATTAAGATGACAAACTCTGACTCCGAATCAATGGGTTGTGACTTTCCGTGCACTCTCGAGGAAGAGAGACGTATCGTGACGGGGCTGATGAGCGAAGCGGAGGATCAATTGAAAGAGGGCAACTTGTACTTCGTCATCTCAAACAG GTGGTATACAAGCTGGAAGAGATGCGTTAGTCAAGAGATATCTAGTGGAGAGGCTTCAGAAGTTACTAGGCCCGGGCCAATTGACAATCATGATATTATTGACAGCGAAAGTGACGCTAGTGATCCGCAGCTTCTTAAGAATCTGGAGGAAGCTGTTGACTACGTTCTAGTTCCTGAACAAGTTTGGAAAAAGCTCGTCGAATG GTATAAAGGAGGTCCTCCAATAGAGAGGAAGCTGATCTCTCAGGGTTTTCATAGTAAGAGCTATAGCGTTGAGGTTTACCCACTCTGCCTTAAGTTGACAGACAGTAGAGACGGAAGCAGTTCCATCATAAGGTTGAGCAAGCAG GCTTCTGTAGGTCAACTCTTTGAGACGGTTTGTGCTGCCAGAGGGGTATCAAAAGAAAAG GCTCGCATCTGGGATTACTtccagaagagtaaaagcgtactCTTGGATCCTTTATCTGAAAAAACCTTGGAGGAATCTTGCCTTCAAATAGATCAGGAT ATTCTTCTTGAAGTTGATGGGTCTGCGTCATCTCAACATGACATGAGCTCGGCGGGAAATGAGTTAGCTCTCGTACCTGTAGAGCCTACGGCAAATACTATGCTTAGCCAGGGGACCGTATCTAATGGTCATTCCAACGGTTCCATGTTTAGCCTCTGGAAAAACCCTTTCAAAGATGACGGTGGTTCCTCTAGTGGTTTTGGGAAAAGAGACAAGAGAGGCTTAGCAGGATTGCAGAATTTGGGAAACACGTGTTTCATGAATAGCACTCTTCAGTGTTTGGCCCATACGCCTCCTATTGTTGATTACTTCTTGAAAGATTACAGCGGTGACATAAATGAAGATAATCCTTTGGGAATGAGA GGTGAGCTTGCGGTTGAGTTTGGTGAACTTTTGAGGAAACTGTGGTCATCCGGACAAAATACAGTTGCGCCGCGCTCCTTTAAGACAAAGCTGGGTAGATTTGCACCGCAGTTCAGTGGTTATAATCAGCATGATTCTCAA GAAATGCTATCTTTCCTGTTGGATGGGCTTCATGAAGATTTGAACAAGGTTAAACAAAAGCCTTACATTGAATCCAAAGATTCAGATGGTCGTCCAGATGATGAAGTGGCCGAAGAAATGTGGAAATATCACAAGGCTCGTAATGATTCCGTCATTGTTGATGTCTGCCAA GGACAATACAAGTCAACGCTGGTCTGTCCAGATTGTGGAAAAATCTCAATCACCTTTGATCCCTTCATGTACTTAACTTTGCCGCTGCCAACAAGTCGCACTCGATCAATGACCGTTGCAGTGTTTTACGGCGACAGTAACCGTCTTTTGACGCCATACACAGTAACAGTTCCCAGAGATGGTTCTTTGAGAGATCTAAGCAGTGCACTAGGAGCTGCTTGCGGCTTGAAAGATGATGAAAGCCTTTTATTCGCAGAT gTGTTTTCTCACAAGGTGTTTAAATATCTTGACAATCCCCTGGAGTCTCTGAATGAGATCAAAGACAACGATCGTATTGTGGCATATCGGTTCAACCAGATGCACAGAGGACCAGGCAAAGCCAAACTTGAAATTCTTCATTGGGAGCAGAAAAA GTTTGGTATTGGCAGAGACACAAAGTATTTTGGAATCCCCCTTGTTACTTATGTCAACACAGAACCACTTAGTAAAAGTGATATTGATGCAATTATATCTGGATTGCTGTCACCTCTACACCGGACTCATTCATCATCATCTACTGTTCATGTTGGAGAGGAAAACGGTCACATTCCAGATGTTGCTGGTGAAACATCTGGAATCTCATCGCCTAAAGACACTGAAATAGAGGAGGATAACGCAGCTGGTGATGGAGAGTTATCTTTCAACGTCTTCTTTACAGAAACCTATTCCAGCAGTCTGAAGCCACTTGAGCCCGGTTTTGTTGCGAATCCTTGTAGTGCTACAAAGGTTGTAGTCAAGTGGAGCGAGAAAGAGCATGAAAAATATGATTCGAGCTCCTTGGATGTTGATCTACCTGAGATTTATAAATCTAGTCTCTTTGTGAAGAAGCCAAAGAAAGAGGTTTCTTTGTTTTCGTGCTTGGAAGCCTTTATAGCAGAAGAGCCTCTCGGACCAGAGGACATGTGGTACTGTCCGGGTTGCAAAGCGCACAGACAAGCAAAGAAGAAGCTCGACTTGTGGAAGCTGCCAGAAATTCTTGTGGTCCACCTCAAGCGGTTCACGTACAGCAGATTCTTGAAGAATAAGATTGATACGCTCGTGAATTTCCCGATTCATGATCTAGATTTAAGCAAGTACGTGATGAATAAAGATGGTCAGTCGTGTCTTTACGAACTGTACGCGGTTAGCAATCATTACGGTGGTATGGGAGGTGGTCACTACACTGCTTACGCTAAG CTGATGGATGAGAACAAGTGGTACGACTTTGATGACAGCCGTGTTTCAGCTGTCGATGAATCCGAGATCAAGACTTCGGCTGCATATGTTTTGTTCTATCGAAGAGTGAAAAGTGAATCAACGTCATCATATATGGATGAAGATTAG
- the LOC106367107 gene encoding glucan endo-1,3-beta-glucosidase 11: MELKSFHPSSALFFLFSVVILSPTTVTSIGVNYGQIGDNLPSPEEVVPLVKSIGATKVKLYDANPEILKAFSGTGVEFIVGLGNEYLSKMKDPSKALTWIKQNVTPFLPATNITCITIGNEILALNDSSLTDSLLPAMQGVHSALVTAGLSDQIAVTTAHSLAILQTSFPPSAGEFSPGVIDYLKPILEFHRKTDSPFLINAYPFFAYKGSPKEIPLDFVLFQQNQGVVDPTTGFHYDNMLFAQIDAVYSALAAAGYKTLKVQISETGWPSKGDDDEFGATPENAKRYNGNLIKLMKNEKTKTPLRPNNDLIIYVFALFNENMKPGPTSERNYGLFKPDGTQAYSLGFTLNDVVKGGNSSSSGGGKTPVLPMTPVAPDSASTGYLAISSAPGKRKGKEAVLSVAVIMLLARHLL, from the exons ATGGAGCTTAAAAGCTTCCACCCCTCTTCTGCACTGTTTTTCCTCTTCTCAG TGGTGATTCTTTCCCCGACGACGGTGACTTCAATCGGAGTAAACTACGGTCAAATCGGAGATAACCTCCCATCACCGGAAGAAGTAGTTCCACTAGTGAAATCAATCGGAGCAACGAAAGTGAAACTGTACGATGCAAACCCAGAGATCCTCAAAGCATTCTCCGGCACGGGCGTAGAGTTCATCGTCGGACTTGGCAACGAGTACCTCTCCAAAATGAAAGATCCTTCCAAAGCCTTAACATGGATCAAACAAAACGTCACTCCCTTTCTACCGGCGACGAACATCACCTGCATCACCATCGGTAACGAGATCTTAGCTCTCAACGACTCTTCCCTCACCGACAGTCTCCTCCCGGCGATGCAAGGGGTCCACTCCGCTTTAGTAACCGCCGGACTCTCCGATCAAATCGCCGTCACCACCGCACATTCTCTCGCCATCCTCCAGACATCGTTCCCTCCTTCCGCCGGAGAGTTTTCACCAGGTGTAATAGATTACCTCAAACCGATCCTCGAGTTTCACCGGAAGACAGACTCTCCGTTCTTGATCAACGCCTACCCTTTCTTCGCTTACAAAGGAAGCCCTAAAGAGATCCCTCTCGACTTCGTCCTCTTCCAGCAGAACCAAGGTGTCGTGGATCCGACCACGGGGTTCCACTACGACAACATGCTGTTCGCGCAGATCGACGCCGTCTACTCTGCTTTAGCGGCGGCGGGATATAAAACCCTTAAAGTGCAGATATCGGAGACGGGGTGGCCGTCGAAAGGAGACGACGACGAGTTCGGAGCCACGCCGGAGAATGCGAAGAGGTATAACGGAAACTTGATAAAGCTTATGAAGAATGAAAAGACCAAAACGCCCCTACGACCGAACAACGATCTTATCATCTACGTGTTTGCCTTGTTCAACGAGAACATGAAACCTGGTCCGACCTCGGAGAGGAACTACGGTCTGTTTAAACCTGACGGGACTCAGGCTTACTCGCTTGGGTTCACTCTAAACGATGTCGTAAAAGGTGGTAATAGTAGTAGCAGTGGAGGAGGAAAAACACCAGTTTTACCGATGACGCCGGTGGCTCCAGATAGTGCATCGACCGGTTATTTGGCAATTTCGTCAGCTCCA GGGAAAAGAAAAGGGAAAGAGGCAGTATTGTCAGTGGCGGTGATCATGTTATTGGCCCGACACTTACTTTGA